The Coregonus clupeaformis isolate EN_2021a chromosome 13, ASM2061545v1, whole genome shotgun sequence genome includes a region encoding these proteins:
- the LOC121579197 gene encoding protein YIPF5 yields MSGSGFDNLNTDFYQSSYSVDDQGQPAGYGYSNTEDPYKQGQYGQYDYSQPMGYAAPGMMQPQQPYTGQIYQPTPAFTPSPTQSMYGSSFDDEPPLLEELGINFDHIWQKTLTVLHPMKAADGNIMNETDLAGPMVFCLAFGATLLLTGKIQFGYVYGISAIGCLGMYCLLNLMSMTGVSFGCVASVLGYCLLPMILLASFGVILSLQGMFGIIIAATIIGWCSFSASKIFISALAMDGQQLLVAYPCALLYGVFALISVF; encoded by the exons ATGTCAGGGTCAGGGTTTGACAACCTCAACACAGATTTCTACCAGTCCAGCTACAGTGTAGATGACCAAGGGCAACCTGCTGGATATGGCTACAGTAACACAGAAGATCCCTACAAACA GGGTCAATATGGTCAGTATGACTACTCCCAGCCAATGGGATACGCAGCCCCAGGGATGATGCAACCTCAGCAGCCCTACACCGGCCAGATCTACCAGCCCACACCAGCCTTCACACCTTCCCCCACACAGTCCATGTATGGCAGCAGCTTTGACGACGAGCCCCCGCTGCTGGAGG AATTAGGCATAAACTTTGACCACATCTGGCAGAAGACACTGACAGTACTCCACCCCATGAAGGCAGCAGACGGTAACATTATGAACGAGACTGACCTGGCTGGACCCATGGTGTTCTGTCTGGCCTTCGGCGCCACCTTACTTCTG ACAGGAAAGATCCAGTTTGGCTATGTGTACGGCATCAGTGCCATCGGCTGCCTGGGGATGTACTGCCTCCTCAACTTAATGAGCATGACCGGCGTGTCGTTTGGCTGTGTCGCCAGCGTACTGGGCTACTGCCTGCTACCCATGATCCTCCTTGCCAGCTTCGGAGTCATCTTGTCTTTACA AGGCATGTTTGGAATAATCATCGCAGCCACGATAATTGGCTGGTGCAGTTTCTCTGCTTCCAAGATCTTCATCTCGGCCCTGGCCATGGACGGACAGCAGCTTCTGGTGGCATACCCCTGTGCCCTCCTCTACGGGGTGTTCGCCCTTATCTCTGTCTTCtga